GACAACATAAAATATGATCATGCTTCTCTGTTATTATATTCTCATTGTTAATGGAGTTCAATTTGAATCCATAGGACTACTAGAAATCAACTGAAAGAAATCAGAGATAATCACAAAGTTAGAGAGTGTTGACAAGAATATGGAGTTTTGATGAATAATTAGATGTTGAATGTTCTGTACACTTGTTTAGTATCATGTATCCATTACAAAACTTATCACAGTAAGGTCAATTCCCAGTTTCGTAGTTCTTAAAGGTATAAAGGTGAGGAGCATCGACTGGAAGCTACTGATACAAGCAACGCATTCTGAAGATCGATATCTGCACCTTTTATTCTAATGAGTCATGATATGATGTAGTTCATGAATAGTGCATCACATGGTAATGTAATAGGGCCATCACTCGGAAGTCCAAACTCTTTTGTCTGATTATCTCGTGTTGTAGATAATTCAAAGGAACTACAAATCGCTTCTGATCGGAAGTATATATAGACCACAAAATTCCCTTTTCCCAACCACAGAAGATGATGTGCTACAATTTTCTGAATCATGGAAAAGAAATTCTCTTCCTTTGCTTGGCTGCAAACTTCTGCCATTTTCTTGCTATCTTGATGAGTTTCTTAGCACTGATCATGTTGATTTCTTTGGTTTATAGTAAAGAAAATATTGTTTGAGTTATTCAGGCTAATCGATTCGTAAGGAGGTGTTCGACATGTGGAGGTGTTCCAAAAGGACATTGTGCAGTATATATGTAGGAGAAGCGATTCGTGGTGCCAATATCATACTTAAGCCATCCTATATTTCAAAACTTGCTAACTCAAGCCAATGGGTGGTCTCACAATACCTTGCAAAGAGGATTTGTTCATTGATCTAACTTCCCGCTTGAGGAGATTATGAATGCAAATTCTTCTGCACATGAGATTTTGTAGAGTAGGATTAGAAATGAGAAAGAGTAGATTGTAGAGAGGTCATTTTCATTGTACACAAGATTCCCAATGTAAATTTCTTTCAAGACTGGGCGATGTATAGCCTCTTCTTTTTTCAGTCTTTCCATCAAACAAGTAAATGGACTTTGTAAATCGCATTTAGCGAATGTGATTTATAAATAGCTTTTTTGACGATGCGTGGGTTgatctagtggtgagcaccctccacttccaaccaagaggttgtgagttcgagtcaccccaaaagcaaggtggggagttcttggagggagggagccgagggtctatttgaaacagcctctctgcccagggcagggataaggtctgcatacacactaccctccccaaaccccactagtgggattatactcggttgttgttgttgttgttgttttttgaCAATGCGACTTATAGATCACATTTAGTATTGCGATTTACGCATAGATTCTTTACGGACTGTTCAATCATTTTCGTTATTTTGCGAAGATTTAATAGTAGTAAGTGTTTTATTATGCTCTGTTTGGTTGCGCGTTTAGAAATTTCCTACCGTTAAGCTCAGTTTTAGGTAATTTTCGTAGATTCATGAGctctttttttgttattttcaaGTGTCTCCTGTCTTATTTTTAAGAAAGCGATATATTTTATTTGACTCTTTTTTGTTAGTGTTAATtatagaagaattaacccaaatagccgctcaCCCTACCACTTATactaaaaatagccggtgaatgtataatatatgcataatttatgttttacatgtatataatcaatgtatatggctagaaaaaatgactggctatttgtgtaaagatcccttaaATATACAGTGCAATGTGTAAAGTTTCCCCTACTTTTTATGGAGTTATGTCgtaaaaaaagaaaatgaatgaagaagaaaaaaattctaTGTCTACTAATTGGATTTCATCAACTTTAAAATTTAGCCACTATCTCCAATGCAATAGGAAATTGCCTACTAATATGATTTTAAGAATTAAATTATGTATATGTAATGGATTTTTTACACGATCTGTATAATTTAACATGTTGAAGCAGATTACTTACGGTTTATTCTAGATTACCAATCAATGCTATTAAATAGAGTTATCTGCAACTACCTTTTAAATTTTACGATTTTAGTACATAGAACTTAAACTCATAGTTTGGGACTATTTCAAGATAATGAATGCTATAGATCTGGTTAATTTCAAGATAAAGCTCTATTCCATCTGTAATAATACAAGCTTTCACTTGCCTATTTTTCAACTGCCATATAGTCTATTTTGAGCTATCATTTACAAAATATGATGTCATGACTCAATAAACAAGAAGTTGTTGGTTTCTACTTTCTTGGTGCAAATTAGAATTTGTACAACAACATGAAGTAATTGAAAGGAGCAATGCTTTGTGAAGCTCTGAAGCAGCTACGCTTTTCTTGATTAGTGAAATGATGTAGTCCATGAAGTCTGAATCAAAGGGTAATGTAATAGGTCCGCCACTCTGTAGCCCAAACTCTTCTTCGGACATGTTTAAAAGTTGCCTAATAACCTCATTTTCAAGGTAAGCCAATGGTATGACGAAGCGAGCTTGATCAGCTGTATATACTACAAAATGGCCTTTCTCAACTATAGAAGATGAAAATGTACTACGACTGTCTGTATCACTGTCATTTCTTGGTAATGAAATCCTCTTCCTCTGCTTGGCCACGAACTTTTGCCATCTCCTGGCCATCTTGATGAGTTTCTTAGTACTGATCATCGTCATTTCTCTGGAAGGTAGGAAACAAGAAAGCAAACTCTATAGACACCTTTGATGACTTAATTGATATTGCTTGTTTTTATGATGAAAAGGCTCATGGAAAAGGGAATATATATACACAAGAGAGGCTGTAGACAGGCTTTGAGTTGGAAGCTGAAGTTTTGTGAAGGCAATGCCATGTGCTGATGCCTGCTGGTCATGTATATATGGGGCCTTAAATTGGTGAAAAACTCCTCTCTTCATTTTGGTAGACAACAACTTGGACCTATTAGTTAGGCTATCAGCTTAAACATGGGGCTTCTCGCAAAATGCCAGTAATTTCGACACCATTAATAAATGAAGAATTGCTGGTAGAAGAACAAACCATGTGCTAAGGGGTCTTTAAATTGTCATATTGGCtggttacaacaacaacaaaccaagtataatctcacaagtggggtctggggaggatagtatgtacgcagccttatccctaccttgtgcAGGCAGAAAGACgatttctgatagaccctcgactcaagcaAGCATGCATAATCAATCACAACGGAATAGAGAGAAACGCAATAGTAAAAAAGTCAAAGAAACAGTAATATATACCAACAAGATAATAGAATAATCAGAACAAAAGCATCTAAGTAGTAATAGAAATATAGGAATATGAACGTATGTGGATAACGCTACTGCTACTTAAATGAGATAAAAGATACTTGACTGTCTATTACCCTActaccttaatcctcgaccttCACACCCTCCTAATTGGCGGGTTGTTTTTACAAAAACTACTGCATTAAATGTGATTAAAACCAGTGCAACATATTTGAATCATAGCGTGAGACAGGAAAGATCATGGTGAGATATTCTGCTTTTTTTTTGCGCTTGCTGATCATTCACTTCTAGCTATTGGATAGTAGGATTTAGAAGAAGTTGAATTCAATAAAAGCAGAAGAACTAGTAGTTTTGACCTTTAGTTCTGTTAGACAGGAATTACAGCCTAAAGTCTTCTATTTGAAGAATCATGGTTCTTGACTTTTGTTTCAGGATAGCAGAATGATAACAGTACAGAAGTCAACCTTTGAACAAAGTTTTCTTTATATCTTATTTGTAAAAAATGCAGCATTTGACGTAAGTTTCTTTTGAATTAGGAATTCTTCCCTATACATTTGATTTTTGAAAGCCAAAACAAAAAGCACAAAACGCTTGAATTCTCTACTACTATTactctttctatttatagaaggTCATCATGGCAGATGCAGCCTTGTAACTCATCTAAGCATAGAAGAAGGTCATATGGTTAACTTTTCCTTCTCGTCAATTTTATAGTAATCCCTCGGTTTCTTATTAATTAGTTCCATATATTtctatattttgaaataattttattttaagcTTTTTATTTATTCTTAATGGAAAGCTTTCTTCCCCTCAATTTTATAGTAATCCTTAATGATATGCTTAAACCACAAGTTTCAACAACTTTATTGTCACAcatatatttatgatatgtttaAAAACCAAAAGTTTCAACGGTTttactccctccgtcccaatttatatggcATGGTTTGACTGGACACAAATTTAtttaaaaagaaatatatatatatatatatatatatatatatatatatatatatatataacttgcGATCTTAAAAAAACCTGTAAACATGTGTATAACTATAATTTACTTCATTAAGTataaaatgaaaatattgaaattaaattgtttctaaatatagaaagttgatattattttgtgacAAATTAAAAAGGAAAGTGTACTTTTTTTTAATCAAAGATCCATCATTATGATGGAGGAATTAGGCACGGCTCCAACCTGTATATAGCAAAAATTATAATTACACCGTGGACGACATAAATCTTAGCCTCCTTAGCATAGTGTGGATTTAGTGTAAACCAATCTAATGTGTCTATGTTCAAAAAAGCTTAACCGGGGGTTGGAGGCATGACAAATTATGTCACACAAATTAAAACTAAGGGGCTATTTTACTTGGTCAAAGCTATGTAGTCTTAGAGTCCGTTTTGGACATTagaattttttcatttttttttcgaaaaattacttttttttcaaaattaacgtttggtcataaaattttcaatttttaatgaatttttgaaatttttcgaaaatttaaaaaactccaaaaagttatttttcaaaattttcactgaccactcataaaatttcaaaaatagcccaaaattatattaatatcaaaacacaactctaattttcaaatatcagttgaaaaaaaaaatcattttttttttttgaaattttacaattgttatctccaaacgcccacttaataCGCAAGCGTCCAAATAGTAGTAATAGCATTTACTTGGTCAAAGAAATAtattgggttaattcttcaaattAGTTCTTCAAATATATTCTTATTAAGTATGGGAATTCAACAGTTGTGTCtgctgaaaagaaaaaaaaaacagagagAAGTAGAGGATAATGATGGAGGAGGGAACTGTATCAAATCAATCGGAAACGTTGCCGGTGCATCCGGTAGTAAAACCTTTCTCTTTTCTGCTCGGAACTTGGAGAGGTGAAGGGGAGGGATTTTTCCCAACTATTTCTTCCTTCAATTACTCCGAAGAGCTCCAATTTTCACACTCTCCCAACAAGGTTAGCTTCCTTTTATCTCGGAGCTAAATGCAATTAAGGAGGTTCAATTGAATCCTATTCCTCAAAAAATTGGACTCCTTTTGTCCCAATTTATGTAATACACTTCCCGTTTTAGTCTGTTTAAAACATAATATTACctttttatatttagaaatagtTTAACTTTAATTTTTTCATTTTACCTTAATGAATTAGatatttatagccacacaaattcTTTTTTTGCTTGTTTCAATCTCATGTTTCAAAAAAGTTTCTTTTTTTGCTTAAAACTTTGTGTCTGGTCAAACGGTGCTACATAAAATGGGAGGAGTAATGTGCAAGTAGGGGTAAGGCAGCTACTCTCTAACCTCCCCATACGCCACTTGTGACATTACACTGggtaggttgttgttgttgacttTATACACATGCAAGAATGCAACACTTATTTGAACACGTAAGCTAAAACCCCCTACCTTGTGCAGATAGAaatgttgtttccaatagaccctcggctcatagAAAGCATGCATAACATTTTCTTAAATTCTTTTAATAGAACTCCAGACTGTACATGTGATATATTGTGCCTAAAATTTACTTCTTTATTATCAGCCTGTGATAGCTTATTCTCAAAAGACATGGAACTTGAAATCCGGACAACCTATGCATTCTGAGAGTGGATATTGGAGACCTAAACTCGACGGGACTATTGAAGTCGTCATTGCTCAGAGCACTGGCCTTGTTGAAGTCCAGGTGATTTAATTTACTTATGAATCACATGCAATTTATTGCATTCATAGAcattttacataaaaactttgcAAAGATAACCCAAATTTGAGAGACTATTTCTGCGGAGTTTAAGTTATGCGCATGGGCATATTTTACAAAATCAAGTTACTTATAAGGTAATTATAGCTAAATATATATAACAAACATTAATTGGTAACCTGATAAAACAGTTATTAACCTACTATCGAAGGTAAAGTTTCATTGATAGTGTAAAAAAAATGTAAATTGTCGAGTGTATGTAACTTAAATTCATTTCTGTGATTCATGATCATGCCTCAGAATTTCATGTTATCAGATTTTTGAGATGTGCTAAGGACATTTTTTCCATGATTCGGCGAGCAGTACTAATAGTGAGCTCTGAGCTGGTAGAAGTGACTTTTGATGTTAAGAAACAAGACTCATTGACAATCCAGGAGGTCAATTGTATATGTCAGCGTGTTCGGGTTGTTTATCCATTTGGTCAACCATAAAATTATAATCTTTGTACTTTGATTCTACAGAAAGGAACATATGACATGGAAGAGGGAGTTGTGAAGCTTAACAGCGAACTGGTTGGCAATGCTTCAAAGGTAACCTCCTCTTGCAGCAGTGCTCATCTAACTAGAAATTTCATAAGAGAAGAAGAGTCCTTACATTAAAAAAATTTCTAGGCTAATGAGAAAGCATTTTGGTAGTTgcaataatttttcttttttcaatcaGGATTGACTTGGCCTGTTGTATCAAAGTTTGGAAAAGAAACCCTTGGAGGCTGCTGAAATTTTGACTAATGTGATCCTTCACTTACCTAATGGACAGGTCAAGGAGATCAGTCGAGTTTTTAAAGTGGAGAATTGTGAACTGTCTTATGTTGTGGAAATGGCGACCAGTCTAATTGGTCTTCAGCCCCATCTCAGAGCCTCTCTTAAGAAGCTCTAGGCAACCAGCTAATGACAAGAGATATCAGTATCTATACTATAACCCTGTTGAACTTGTTCACTAGTGTTTTGTGTGTATTGGCATTTTATCTTTTGATAACCGTATTGACATTTTATCTTATCTTACCATAATCATAATATTGAATGTTAATTTCAAGATAAGGCTCTATTCCAATAATACAAGCTTTCAGTTGCCTATTTTTCTATACAATCTATTTTGTGCTATCATTTACAAAACATGATGTTATGACTCAATAAACAAGAATCTGTTGATTTCCACTTTCTTGGTGCAAATAAGAAGTTGAACAGCAACATGAAGTAATTGAGAGGAGCAATGCTTTGTGAAGATCTCCAGCAGATACACCTTTCTTGATTAGTGAAATAATGTAGTCCATGAAGTCTGAATCGCACGGTAATGTAATAGGGCCACCCCTCGGTAGCCCAAACTCTTCTTCAGCCATGCTTAAAAGTTGCCTAATGACCTCATTTTCAAGGTAAGCCAAGAGAATGACAAACCGTGCTTGGTCAGCTGTATATACTACAAAATGACCCTTTTCAACTATAGAAGATGAGGATGTACTACAACTGTCTGTATCACTGCCATTTCTTGGAAATGAAATCCTCTTCCTCTGTTTTGCCTCGAACTTCTGCCATCTCTTGGCCATATTGATGAGTTTCTTAGTACTGAGCATCTTCATTTCTCTGGAAAACTAGAATCAAGAAAGTAAATTAGAACCTTAGGGATCTTTGATGAATGAACTGATAATGCTTGTTTTATGATGAAAAGGCTCATGAAAGGAGGATTATTTATACAAGAGGCTGTAGACGGGCTTTGAGTTGGAGCTGAAGTTATGTTACTAACAACAAAAGGCAAAGCCATGTGCTGATGCCTTTTGGCCAGGTTGATATGGGGCCTTAAATTTGTGGATGAAGTTAGCTTGAAAGTATAAAAGATGATAAGTTTCCTCTGTTCTTCACTTTGGTTGACAACTGATTAGGCCTATTAGTTATGTTATCAGCTCATGCTTGAGACTTCTCACCAATGAcaataatttgatacaattaGATG
This sequence is a window from Nicotiana tomentosiformis chromosome 5, ASM39032v3, whole genome shotgun sequence. Protein-coding genes within it:
- the LOC104111021 gene encoding auxin-responsive protein SAUR68-like; this encodes MTMISTKKLIKMARRWQKFVAKQRKRISLPRNDSDTDSRSTFSSSIVEKGHFVVYTADQARFVIPLAYLENEVIRQLLNMSEEEFGLQSGGPITLPFDSDFMDYIISLIKKSVAASELHKALLLSITSCCCTNSNLHQESRNQQLLVY
- the LOC104111023 gene encoding peroxynitrite isomerase Rv2717c; this encodes MMEEGTVSNQSETLPVHPVVKPFSFLLGTWRGEGEGFFPTISSFNYSEELQFSHSPNKPVIAYSQKTWNLKSGQPMHSESGYWRPKLDGTIEVVIAQSTGLVEVQKGTYDMEEGVVKLNSELVGNASKVKEISRVFKVENCELSYVVEMATSLIGLQPHLRASLKKL